A single genomic interval of Spinacia oleracea cultivar Varoflay chromosome 6, BTI_SOV_V1, whole genome shotgun sequence harbors:
- the LOC130463513 gene encoding protein FAR1-RELATED SEQUENCE 5-like, which produces MKRFLCSCEGVKDEKRKRTRSYARLDTRTGCTAFVQFSIGKDGVWTVVNHNMIHNHVMVPLNKRHLIRSQRKVSKEALYFMSTLKASGVKVSDTLRVLRKEVGGSPMVGFTASDAYNALSRAKANKLEGHDCHQLIKYFAQRNSSEEERL; this is translated from the exons ATGAAACGGTTCTTGTGTAGCTGCGAAGGGGTTAAAGATGAAAAAAGGAAGAGAACAAGGTCTTATGCTAGATTGGATACGCGTACTGGGTGTACTGCTTTTGTTCAGTTTTCTATTGGTAAAGATGGTGTATGGACGGTTGTGAATCATAATATGATTCATAATCATGTTATGgttcctctaaataagaggcaTTTGATAAGATCACAAAGGAAGGTTAGTAAGGAGGCTCTTTACTTTATGTCTACTTTAAAAGCTAGTGGTGTTAAAGTGTCTGATAccttgagggttttgaggaaagAAGTAGGCGGATCACCTATGGTCGGTTTTACAGCTAGTGATGCTTATAATGCTTTATCACGTGCAAAAGCTAATAAACTTGAAGGTCATGACTGTCATCAGTTAATCAAGTATTTTGCTCAGAGAAATTCCAGTGAAGAAG AGAGATTATGA
- the LOC110775454 gene encoding uncharacterized protein isoform X2, translating to MDVRDEIDMNKLQNPPKSKKKTKMPKEKKETTGRSSEEQKIGNAKQPDMKETGKYEIEKEIEAEKQIDTFQEQPQRLILKFKRRPTKSQPEVQKVLSEGDGKACTTSETEVQKPLSEGDKKSSSKSQPEVQKTSSEIDQEESSKSLVQRKIATKNRGNNLLKQLLAKSIKQNNKKKAAQMVAAAAAAAMASKEADERIDIAAVAAQIEAEKMAPAADAEDKRV from the exons atggaTGTTCGTGACGAAATTGAcatgaacaagcttcaaaatccACCGAAAAGCAAAAA AAAAACGAAGATGccgaaagaaaaaaaggaaac GACTGGAAGATCTAGTGAAGAGCAAAAAATCGGGAATGCAAAGCAACCAGACATGAAGGA AACTGGAAAATACGAAATTGAGAAGGAAATTGAAGCTGAAAAGCAAATAGACACATTCCA AGAACAACCACAAAGGTTAATACTCAAATTTAAGCGAAGACCAACTAAATCCCAGCCAGAGGTTCAGAAAGTATTAAG TGAAGGAGATGGGAAGGCATGTACAACTTCTGAGACAGAAGTTCAAAAACCATTGAG TGAAGGAGATAAGAAATCTTCATCAAAATCACAGCCTGAAGTTCAAAAAACATCAAG TGAAATAGATCAAGAAGAGTCTTCAAAATCTTTGGTACAAAGAAAGATTGCTACAAAAAATAG GGGCAACAACTTACTGAAACAACTTTTAGCAAAGAGCATAAAGcagaacaacaaaaaaaaggcTGCACAAATGGTAGCtgcagctgctgctgctgcaaTGGCCAGCAAAGAAGCTGACGAAAGGATAGATATAGCTGCCGTTGCAGCACAAATAGAAGCTGAGAAAATGGCACCTGCAGCTGATGCAGAAGACAAAAGAGTATGA
- the LOC110775454 gene encoding uncharacterized protein isoform X4: protein MDVRDEIDMNKLQNPPKSKKKTKMPKEKKETTGRSSEEQKIGNAKQPDMKETGKYEIEKEIEAEKQIDTFHEGDGKACTTSETEVQKPLSEGDKKSSSKSQPEVQKTSSEIDQEESSKSLVQRKIATKNRGNNLLKQLLAKSIKQNNKKKAAQMVAAAAAAAMASKEADERIDIAAVAAQIEAEKMAPAADAEDKRV, encoded by the exons atggaTGTTCGTGACGAAATTGAcatgaacaagcttcaaaatccACCGAAAAGCAAAAA AAAAACGAAGATGccgaaagaaaaaaaggaaac GACTGGAAGATCTAGTGAAGAGCAAAAAATCGGGAATGCAAAGCAACCAGACATGAAGGA AACTGGAAAATACGAAATTGAGAAGGAAATTGAAGCTGAAAAGCAAATAGACACATTCCA TGAAGGAGATGGGAAGGCATGTACAACTTCTGAGACAGAAGTTCAAAAACCATTGAG TGAAGGAGATAAGAAATCTTCATCAAAATCACAGCCTGAAGTTCAAAAAACATCAAG TGAAATAGATCAAGAAGAGTCTTCAAAATCTTTGGTACAAAGAAAGATTGCTACAAAAAATAG GGGCAACAACTTACTGAAACAACTTTTAGCAAAGAGCATAAAGcagaacaacaaaaaaaaggcTGCACAAATGGTAGCtgcagctgctgctgctgcaaTGGCCAGCAAAGAAGCTGACGAAAGGATAGATATAGCTGCCGTTGCAGCACAAATAGAAGCTGAGAAAATGGCACCTGCAGCTGATGCAGAAGACAAAAGAGTATGA
- the LOC110775454 gene encoding uncharacterized protein isoform X3: MDVRDEIDMNKLQNPPKSKKKTKMPKEKKETTGRSSEEQKIGNAKQPDMKETGKYEIEKEIEAEKQIDTFQEQPQRLILKFKRRPTKSQPEVQKVLSEGDGKACTTSETEVQKPLSEGDKKSSSKSQPEVQKTSRGNNLLKQLLAKSIKQNNKKKAAQMVAAAAAAAMASKEADERIDIAAVAAQIEAEKMAPAADAEDKRV, translated from the exons atggaTGTTCGTGACGAAATTGAcatgaacaagcttcaaaatccACCGAAAAGCAAAAA AAAAACGAAGATGccgaaagaaaaaaaggaaac GACTGGAAGATCTAGTGAAGAGCAAAAAATCGGGAATGCAAAGCAACCAGACATGAAGGA AACTGGAAAATACGAAATTGAGAAGGAAATTGAAGCTGAAAAGCAAATAGACACATTCCA AGAACAACCACAAAGGTTAATACTCAAATTTAAGCGAAGACCAACTAAATCCCAGCCAGAGGTTCAGAAAGTATTAAG TGAAGGAGATGGGAAGGCATGTACAACTTCTGAGACAGAAGTTCAAAAACCATTGAG TGAAGGAGATAAGAAATCTTCATCAAAATCACAGCCTGAAGTTCAAAAAACATCAAG GGGCAACAACTTACTGAAACAACTTTTAGCAAAGAGCATAAAGcagaacaacaaaaaaaaggcTGCACAAATGGTAGCtgcagctgctgctgctgcaaTGGCCAGCAAAGAAGCTGACGAAAGGATAGATATAGCTGCCGTTGCAGCACAAATAGAAGCTGAGAAAATGGCACCTGCAGCTGATGCAGAAGACAAAAGAGTATGA
- the LOC110775454 gene encoding uncharacterized protein isoform X5 has protein sequence MDVRDEIDMNKLQNPPKSKKKTKMPKEKKETTGRSSEEQKIGNAKQPDMKETGKYEIEKEIEAEKQIDTFHEGDGKACTTSETEVQKPLSEGDKKSSSKSQPEVQKTSRGNNLLKQLLAKSIKQNNKKKAAQMVAAAAAAAMASKEADERIDIAAVAAQIEAEKMAPAADAEDKRV, from the exons atggaTGTTCGTGACGAAATTGAcatgaacaagcttcaaaatccACCGAAAAGCAAAAA AAAAACGAAGATGccgaaagaaaaaaaggaaac GACTGGAAGATCTAGTGAAGAGCAAAAAATCGGGAATGCAAAGCAACCAGACATGAAGGA AACTGGAAAATACGAAATTGAGAAGGAAATTGAAGCTGAAAAGCAAATAGACACATTCCA TGAAGGAGATGGGAAGGCATGTACAACTTCTGAGACAGAAGTTCAAAAACCATTGAG TGAAGGAGATAAGAAATCTTCATCAAAATCACAGCCTGAAGTTCAAAAAACATCAAG GGGCAACAACTTACTGAAACAACTTTTAGCAAAGAGCATAAAGcagaacaacaaaaaaaaggcTGCACAAATGGTAGCtgcagctgctgctgctgcaaTGGCCAGCAAAGAAGCTGACGAAAGGATAGATATAGCTGCCGTTGCAGCACAAATAGAAGCTGAGAAAATGGCACCTGCAGCTGATGCAGAAGACAAAAGAGTATGA
- the LOC110775454 gene encoding zinc finger protein CONSTANS-LIKE 7 isoform X1 — protein MKRDREMRHKSLLRSPKKEEQQLVPQNYQSIGTLEEIKGFLGINHIEAKVEEDDQIVVNNNICEEHEYFGWDFFSSNWESEESLLPNQEEIRDESFDNYKSISDDVNSDVKSESFGSFCGFWDENVMEDTKSSLNLNLNYEQVLEAWSNRGSLRAHNHHHPSLSVSDHHYMGEVPNLEDERRRRETRVLRYKEKRQSRLFSKKIRYQVRKLNADKRPRLKGRFVKRISDKKL, from the exons atgaagagAGATAGAGAGATGAGGCATAAATCTTTGTTAAGGAGTCCTAAAAAGGAAGAGCAACAATTAGTACCAcaaaattatcaaagtattggtaCTTTAGAAGAAATTAAAGGGTTTTTGGGGATCAATCACATTGAAGCAAAAGTTGAAGAAGATGATCAAATTGTGGTGAATAATAATATTTGTGAGGAACATGAGTATTTTGGGTGGGATTTTTTTAGCTCAAATTGGGAAAGTGAGGAATCATTATTACCAAATCAAGAAGAAATTAGAGATGAGAGTTTCGATAATTATAAGTCTATTAGTGATGATGTTAATAGTGATGTGAAAAGTGAAAGTTTTGGGAGTTTTTGTGGATTTTGGGATGAAAATGTTATGGAGGATACAAAATCAAGCTTAAATCTCAACTTGAATTATGAACAAGTACTTGAAGCTTGGTCCAATCGAGGTTCTCTTCGAGCTCACAACCATCATCATCCTTCTTTATCCGTCTCAGATCATCATTAC atgggAGAAGTACCAAATTTAGAAGatgaaagaagaagaagagaaacgAGGGTTCTTCGATACAAAGAAAAACGTCAAAGTAGACTCTTTTCTAAAAAGATTAGATATCAAGTCCGCAAACTCAATGCAGATAAACGACCTCGTCTTAAG GGTCGTTTTGTGAAGAGAATTTCAGATAAAAAATTATAA